In Nitrobacteraceae bacterium AZCC 1564, the following proteins share a genomic window:
- a CDS encoding DNA-binding transcriptional MocR family regulator (product_source=COG1167; cath_funfam=3.40.640.10; cog=COG1167; pfam=PF00155,PF00392; smart=SM00345; superfamily=46785,53383), with the protein MDWVPTISDDAGPVYRQISDAIEADIASGRLRRGQQLPTHRALAQALGIDLTTVTRAYSDARHRGFIDARVGQGTFVSETTTRATADVPPAVKIDLSMNVPPQPVEASLDVRIERGLASMHRHAGISSFLNYQQPGGSEEDQHAVANWLRARMPNVPSDQIVIYPGSQSAIFNILLSFVSPGDVVLTEALTFPGMKSAAEKLGIRLIGVAMDEQGILPDALSKACKHHKPRAVYLTPTMHNPTTATMGRQRRKDVADVLRKSGTFLIEDDAYGALEPSLPLLAELLPNQTFLTISLSKCIAPALRVSFLLAPDASAAQTLRHSLQATTQMAPPLMSALVMEWLRSGTADQIIAAIRNEAIGRQQLAARILKDHSFSAHPKGHHVWLPLPSHWNRLDFVSELFRQGLAVVSSEAFAVDQRPPHAVRICLGAARNRAELGTALLLLVKTLGMPSAAKQVV; encoded by the coding sequence ATGGATTGGGTCCCTACAATTTCAGACGACGCCGGTCCCGTGTACCGGCAAATTTCCGACGCTATCGAAGCCGACATCGCAAGCGGGCGTTTGAGGCGTGGTCAGCAATTGCCGACGCACCGCGCTTTGGCGCAGGCGCTCGGCATCGATCTGACGACCGTCACGCGTGCGTACAGTGACGCAAGGCACCGCGGCTTTATCGATGCGCGTGTGGGCCAGGGCACGTTCGTGTCCGAAACCACAACCCGCGCAACGGCGGATGTTCCGCCCGCTGTCAAAATCGATTTGTCGATGAACGTGCCGCCGCAGCCGGTCGAGGCCAGTCTGGATGTGCGGATCGAACGCGGACTGGCGTCGATGCACAGACACGCCGGGATATCCTCGTTCCTCAACTATCAGCAGCCGGGTGGCAGCGAAGAAGATCAACATGCGGTTGCGAACTGGTTGCGCGCGCGCATGCCCAATGTCCCGTCTGATCAGATTGTCATCTATCCCGGCAGCCAATCGGCGATTTTTAATATTCTGCTCTCGTTCGTCTCTCCGGGAGATGTGGTTCTCACGGAGGCACTGACTTTCCCGGGCATGAAATCCGCCGCGGAGAAGCTCGGCATTCGTCTCATTGGCGTTGCCATGGACGAGCAAGGCATCTTGCCTGATGCGCTGTCGAAGGCCTGCAAACACCACAAACCAAGGGCCGTGTATCTCACGCCGACGATGCATAACCCGACGACAGCGACCATGGGACGACAGCGCCGGAAGGATGTTGCCGATGTTCTGCGGAAGTCCGGTACGTTCCTGATCGAGGACGACGCATACGGCGCGCTTGAACCGTCCTTGCCGCTGCTGGCAGAGCTGTTACCCAACCAGACGTTTCTCACGATAAGCCTGTCGAAGTGCATCGCTCCGGCGCTGAGGGTTTCGTTTCTTCTGGCGCCGGATGCGTCGGCCGCGCAGACACTTAGGCATAGCCTGCAGGCGACCACGCAGATGGCGCCGCCTCTCATGAGCGCGCTTGTGATGGAGTGGCTGCGCTCCGGCACGGCGGACCAGATTATCGCGGCGATCAGGAACGAAGCCATTGGACGCCAGCAACTCGCGGCTCGAATCCTGAAAGATCATTCTTTCTCGGCTCATCCGAAGGGGCACCATGTGTGGTTGCCGTTGCCTAGTCACTGGAACAGGCTGGATTTCGTCAGCGAATTGTTTCGGCAGGGGCTTGCGGTCGTCAGCAGTGAAGCGTTCGCCGTGGATCAACGTCCGCCGCATGCGGTTCGCATTTGCCTTGGGGCAGCTCGCAACCGGGCGGAGCTCGGCACGGCATTGCTGTTGCTCGTGAAGACGCTTGGCATGCCGTCGGCGGCGAAGCAGGTCGTCTAG
- a CDS encoding AraC-like DNA-binding protein (product_source=COG2207; cath_funfam=1.10.10.60; cog=COG2207; pfam=PF12833,PF14525; smart=SM00342; superfamily=46689) yields MTAFDFSTDEFPEHERIGVWREMFGAKIVKLDMEPPKDQPFRGQVTIKALPDLAIGSIRSTANRITRTPSLIADGGDDIMLGVVLNGAAAVSQVGCDEVVASSGDAVVWSNSSIGHSFYKAPIEFLSVAVPRTFLERNHVHPDRMMFSHISHDSTALRLLTNYLQVLLREPIPSETQAVVTAHIHELMAMILGQGSEHDPKLRKVSVRAARMQAIKSDIAINLRNRQLTISAVAARHGISARYIRDLFAEENTTFTDYVLGRRLEHAHQLLMDPRFADHNISAIAFESGFGDVSHFNHTFRARYQSTPTSVRVAALKT; encoded by the coding sequence ATGACGGCATTTGATTTTTCGACCGACGAGTTTCCGGAGCATGAGAGAATTGGCGTCTGGCGAGAGATGTTCGGAGCCAAGATCGTCAAGCTGGACATGGAGCCGCCCAAGGATCAGCCATTCCGTGGGCAGGTCACGATCAAGGCGCTGCCCGATCTTGCCATCGGATCGATCAGGAGCACAGCCAATCGGATTACGCGAACGCCGAGCCTGATTGCCGACGGCGGTGACGATATCATGCTTGGCGTGGTGTTGAACGGCGCTGCCGCGGTGTCCCAAGTGGGATGCGACGAAGTTGTCGCGAGCTCCGGGGATGCAGTGGTCTGGTCGAATTCATCCATCGGCCATAGTTTTTATAAGGCGCCGATTGAATTTCTGTCGGTCGCCGTTCCGCGCACCTTCCTCGAACGAAACCACGTCCATCCAGACCGGATGATGTTCTCACACATCTCGCATGACTCGACTGCCTTAAGGCTATTGACGAATTATCTGCAGGTTCTGCTGCGCGAGCCCATCCCGTCGGAAACGCAAGCCGTTGTCACTGCTCATATTCATGAGCTTATGGCGATGATCTTGGGACAAGGCTCCGAGCACGATCCCAAACTCCGAAAGGTAAGCGTGCGTGCTGCACGCATGCAGGCTATCAAGTCCGATATCGCCATCAACCTGCGCAATCGGCAGTTGACGATCAGCGCCGTCGCCGCGCGGCACGGCATTTCGGCCAGGTACATCCGCGACTTATTTGCCGAAGAAAATACGACATTTACTGACTATGTGCTCGGTCGAAGGCTTGAGCACGCGCATCAGCTTTTAATGGATCCTCGGTTCGCAGATCACAACATCAGCGCCATCGCATTTGAATCAGGGTTCGGCGATGTCTCACACTTCAACCACACATTCCGCGCTCGCTATCAGTCGACGCCGACCTCTGTGCGTGTTGCGGCCCTGAAGACGTGA
- a CDS encoding hypothetical protein (product_source=Hypo-rule applied; transmembrane_helix_parts=Inside_1_59,TMhelix_60_77,Outside_78_78), with translation MSTAHIQDSKTQLSALEAAAATARAGFACMFSTSDEYESALIAARRAEGRYQAPFDWQPVALVGAVFILSGLLLMALF, from the coding sequence ATGTCTACTGCACACATCCAAGATTCCAAGACTCAGCTCAGCGCGCTTGAGGCGGCTGCCGCCACGGCTCGTGCAGGATTTGCCTGCATGTTCTCCACCTCCGATGAATACGAGAGCGCCTTGATCGCCGCTCGGCGTGCCGAAGGCCGTTATCAAGCGCCATTCGACTGGCAGCCGGTGGCACTCGTCGGCGCCGTTTTCATCCTGTCTGGATTGTTATTGATGGCGCTGTTCTGA
- a CDS encoding heme-degrading monooxygenase HmoA (product_source=COG2329; cog=COG2329; pfam=PF03992; superfamily=54909), with product MITEIAQIEIKPGSEKDFEAAIAKAEPIFKRCKGWKSFELHRSIEKPSRYRLHIKWETLENHTVDFRESANFTEWRALVGPYFASPPEVEHTNTRVSF from the coding sequence ATGATCACTGAAATTGCACAGATCGAGATCAAGCCGGGCAGCGAGAAGGATTTCGAGGCCGCCATTGCCAAGGCCGAGCCGATCTTCAAGCGTTGCAAGGGCTGGAAGAGCTTTGAACTGCATCGCTCGATCGAGAAGCCGTCGCGTTATCGGCTGCACATCAAGTGGGAGACGCTGGAAAATCACACGGTCGATTTCCGCGAGTCGGCGAATTTCACCGAGTGGCGCGCGCTCGTCGGGCCTTACTTCGCGTCGCCCCCTGAAGTCGAGCACACGAACACCAGGGTCAGTTTCTGA
- a CDS encoding putative PurR-regulated permease PerM (product_source=COG0628; cog=COG0628; pfam=PF01594; superfamily=57987; transmembrane_helix_parts=Inside_1_12,TMhelix_13_35,Outside_36_39,TMhelix_40_62,Inside_63_73,TMhelix_74_96,Outside_97_176,TMhelix_177_199,Inside_200_234,TMhelix_235_257,Outside_258_266,TMhelix_267_289,Inside_290_295,TMhelix_296_318,Outside_319_332,TMhelix_333_355,Inside_356_379), with amino-acid sequence MTLPEHRVQTRTDLAWSIAVGGIGVVAFAAFLLFAWYFAATLFLIFSGILLGVALNAMTNLLQRVIGGPHPLRLAFVCVILAGLLSGVVFLGGSTIAQQANVLSNTLKSQLVNVKAFLERHGVDTSYLELGSTAPAPGSTAVTPSETPASSLAPRNLPSAGALASSGGAIVSQTLKLLLGTVSVVGNFFIVLFLGLTFAAQPSVYRKGLLHMAPARYRGSVTAVVDRIGDTLERWLIAQMITMAAVFLVTWIGLSAIGIQSAFILGIQAGLLAFIPTVGALIGGLIIVLASLASGWVAAASAFVLFLGVHALESYILTPIIQRQALDIPPATLFAFQILLGVVFGLWGLALALPLMAIVKVIIDYARQEEEKPQEFKVA; translated from the coding sequence GTGACACTTCCCGAGCACCGGGTTCAGACCCGCACCGATCTGGCATGGTCGATCGCCGTGGGCGGGATCGGGGTCGTCGCTTTTGCGGCCTTTCTCCTCTTCGCCTGGTATTTTGCGGCCACGCTGTTTCTGATCTTTTCAGGCATCCTGCTGGGCGTCGCGCTCAACGCCATGACCAATTTGCTGCAGCGGGTGATCGGCGGGCCCCACCCACTGCGGCTGGCGTTTGTCTGCGTCATCCTCGCCGGCCTCCTCAGCGGCGTCGTTTTTCTTGGCGGATCCACCATCGCCCAGCAGGCCAATGTCTTGAGCAACACCCTCAAGTCTCAGCTCGTGAACGTCAAAGCCTTCCTTGAAAGGCACGGTGTGGACACGAGCTATCTTGAGCTTGGCAGCACCGCGCCGGCTCCGGGCAGTACGGCCGTGACACCTTCCGAGACGCCGGCATCTTCATTGGCGCCGCGCAATCTTCCGAGCGCAGGCGCCCTCGCCTCCAGCGGCGGCGCCATCGTGAGCCAGACACTCAAACTACTGCTTGGAACCGTTAGCGTCGTCGGCAACTTCTTTATCGTGCTGTTTCTTGGTCTTACTTTCGCGGCACAGCCGAGCGTCTACAGAAAGGGGCTGCTGCACATGGCGCCCGCACGCTACCGCGGCAGCGTAACCGCCGTGGTGGACCGGATCGGCGACACCCTCGAGCGCTGGCTGATCGCTCAGATGATCACCATGGCGGCGGTGTTTCTGGTGACCTGGATTGGCCTGTCCGCCATCGGCATCCAGAGCGCGTTCATTCTGGGCATTCAGGCCGGCCTGCTGGCCTTCATTCCAACGGTTGGCGCGCTAATCGGCGGCCTGATCATCGTACTGGCGAGCCTTGCGTCAGGCTGGGTCGCCGCGGCCAGCGCCTTCGTGCTCTTTCTCGGCGTCCATGCGCTTGAAAGCTATATCCTGACGCCGATCATTCAGCGGCAGGCGCTCGACATCCCGCCCGCCACCCTGTTCGCATTCCAGATCTTGCTGGGCGTCGTCTTCGGTCTGTGGGGGCTGGCGCTCGCGCTCCCCCTCATGGCGATCGTCAAGGTCATCATCGACTATGCCCGCCAGGAGGAAGAGAAGCCGCAGGAATTCAAGGTGGCGTGA
- a CDS encoding glutamine synthetase (product_source=KO:K01915; cath_funfam=3.10.20.70,3.30.590.10; cog=COG0174; ko=KO:K01915; pfam=PF00120,PF03951; smart=SM01230; superfamily=54368,55931; tigrfam=TIGR00653) codes for MKTAKDVLKSIKDNDVKYVDLRFTDPRGKWQHVTFDVSMIDEDIFAEGTMFDGSSIAGWKAINESDMMLMPDPTTASIDPFFAETTMVIVCDILEPSTGEPYNRDPRGIAKKAEAMVKSMGVGDTVFVGPEAEFFVFDDVRFQTTPYNTGFKLDSSELPTNSDTEYEGGNLGHRIRTKGGYFPVPPQDSVQDMRSEMLGAMARMGVKVEKHHHEVASAQHELGMKFDTLTHMADQMQVYKYCIHQVAHIYGKTATFMPKPVYGDNGSGMHVHQSIWKDGKPTFAGNKYADLSETCLNYIGGIIKHAKAINAFTNPSTNSYKRLVPGYEAPVLLAYSARNRSASCRIPYTTNPKAKRVEVRFPDPMANPYLAFAAMLMAGLDGIKNKIDPGPAMDKDLYDLPKEELKTIPTVCGSLREALESLDKDRAFLKAGGVFDDDFIDSFIELKMTEVERFEMTPHPVEFEMYYSN; via the coding sequence ATGAAGACCGCTAAGGACGTCCTCAAATCCATCAAGGACAATGACGTAAAGTATGTAGACCTGCGTTTCACCGATCCGCGCGGCAAATGGCAGCACGTCACCTTCGACGTGTCGATGATCGACGAGGACATCTTCGCCGAAGGCACCATGTTCGACGGTTCGTCGATCGCCGGCTGGAAGGCGATCAATGAATCCGACATGATGCTGATGCCCGACCCGACCACGGCGTCGATCGATCCGTTCTTCGCTGAAACGACGATGGTCATCGTCTGCGACATTCTCGAACCGAGCACCGGCGAGCCCTACAACCGCGATCCGCGCGGCATCGCCAAGAAGGCCGAAGCCATGGTGAAGTCCATGGGCGTGGGCGACACGGTTTTCGTCGGGCCCGAAGCCGAATTCTTCGTGTTCGACGACGTACGCTTCCAGACCACCCCCTACAACACGGGCTTCAAGCTCGACTCATCGGAACTGCCGACCAACTCGGACACCGAATATGAAGGCGGCAATCTGGGCCACCGCATCCGGACCAAAGGCGGCTACTTCCCGGTGCCTCCGCAGGACTCGGTGCAGGACATGCGCTCGGAAATGCTCGGCGCCATGGCGCGCATGGGCGTCAAGGTTGAGAAGCACCACCACGAGGTGGCTTCGGCCCAGCACGAACTCGGCATGAAGTTCGACACGCTGACCCACATGGCCGACCAGATGCAGGTCTATAAGTACTGCATCCATCAGGTCGCGCACATCTACGGCAAGACCGCCACCTTCATGCCGAAGCCGGTTTACGGTGACAACGGCTCGGGCATGCACGTGCACCAGTCGATCTGGAAGGACGGTAAGCCGACCTTCGCTGGCAACAAGTACGCCGACCTCTCTGAGACCTGTCTCAACTACATCGGCGGCATCATCAAGCACGCCAAGGCCATCAACGCCTTCACCAACCCGTCAACGAACTCCTACAAGCGTCTCGTTCCGGGCTATGAGGCGCCGGTGTTGCTCGCCTACTCCGCGCGCAACCGCTCGGCATCGTGCCGCATCCCGTACACCACCAACCCGAAGGCCAAGCGCGTCGAGGTCCGCTTCCCCGACCCGATGGCCAATCCGTATCTGGCGTTCGCAGCAATGCTGATGGCCGGCCTCGACGGCATCAAGAACAAGATCGATCCGGGTCCGGCGATGGACAAGGACCTCTATGACCTTCCGAAGGAAGAGCTGAAGACCATCCCGACGGTTTGCGGTTCGCTCCGCGAGGCGCTCGAAAGCCTCGACAAGGATCGCGCATTCTTGAAGGCTGGCGGCGTATTCGACGACGACTTCATCGACAGCTTCATTGAACTGAAGATGACGGAAGTCGAGCGGTTCGAAATGACCCCGCATCCGGTCGAGTTCGAAATGTACTACTCGAATTGA
- a CDS encoding nitrogen regulatory protein P-II 1 (product_source=KO:K04751; cath_funfam=3.30.70.120; cog=COG0347; ko=KO:K04751; pfam=PF00543; smart=SM00938; superfamily=54913), producing the protein MKKIEAIIKPFKLDEVKEALQEVGIQGITVTEAKGFGRQKGHAELYRGAEYIVDFLPKVKIEIVVGDDLIEKAIDAIRRAAQTGRIGDGKIFVSNIEEAIRIRTGESGLDAI; encoded by the coding sequence GTGAAAAAGATCGAGGCTATCATCAAGCCATTCAAGCTCGACGAGGTAAAGGAAGCGCTCCAGGAAGTCGGAATCCAAGGCATCACCGTAACCGAGGCGAAGGGCTTTGGCCGTCAAAAGGGCCATGCCGAGCTCTATCGTGGGGCGGAATACATCGTGGACTTCCTCCCCAAAGTGAAGATCGAGATCGTTGTCGGTGACGACCTTATTGAGAAAGCCATCGATGCCATCCGGCGCGCTGCCCAGACCGGCCGCATCGGCGATGGAAAAATCTTTGTCTCGAACATCGAGGAGGCCATCCGCATTAGAACCGGAGAATCCGGGCTCGACGCGATCTGA
- a CDS encoding hydroxyethylthiazole kinase-like uncharacterized protein yjeF (product_source=TIGR00196/TIGR00197; cath_funfam=3.40.1190.20,3.40.50.10260; cog=COG0062,COG0063; ko=KO:K23997; pfam=PF01256,PF03853; superfamily=53613; tigrfam=TIGR00196,TIGR00197), whose product MEVLTVGEMQRADQATIEGGTSGFALMEQAGRAVAEVADAIAERGAILIVAGRGNNGGDGFVAATELAARGREVSVMLLCDRNTLKGDAALAAEQWKGPVLPWDPAAIGKPALIIDALFGAGLNRPVKGDPHVMIEAMNATGVPILSVDLPSGVNGDTGDIMGAAVQASATVTFFRRKPGHLLLPGRVRCGEIHVADIGIPDGVLDEIAPRIFENIPDLWADLFPVPQIDGHKYARGHAVVMSGNLAFTGAARLSARGALRAGAGLVTLVSPRDALAVNAAALTAVMVRAIDTPEQFKDFLADKRLNACVIGPAAGVGGRTREFVQAAVAAGRAAVLDADALTSFADDPEALFEMIQQNDDPQIVLTPHEGEFARLFKALPEGCSTKLERARFAAQQSGSIVLLKGADTVVASPDGRAAITANAPPWLATAGAGDVLAGMIAGMLAQGVPAFEAACIAAWMHGEAAQEFGPGLIAEDLPDALPAVLRNLYDELDIAY is encoded by the coding sequence ATGGAAGTTCTGACAGTCGGAGAAATGCAACGGGCCGATCAGGCGACGATCGAGGGGGGCACCAGCGGGTTTGCTTTGATGGAACAGGCTGGGCGGGCTGTCGCCGAAGTCGCGGATGCAATTGCCGAGCGAGGAGCGATCCTGATCGTGGCCGGTCGGGGCAACAACGGCGGCGACGGTTTCGTCGCAGCCACGGAGCTGGCCGCCCGCGGGCGCGAGGTGTCCGTGATGCTGCTCTGCGACCGGAATACGTTGAAAGGCGATGCCGCGCTCGCCGCCGAGCAATGGAAAGGGCCGGTCCTGCCGTGGGACCCCGCCGCCATCGGCAAGCCAGCCTTGATCATCGACGCGCTGTTTGGTGCAGGTCTCAATCGCCCCGTGAAAGGCGATCCTCACGTCATGATCGAGGCGATGAACGCAACCGGCGTTCCGATCCTCAGCGTCGATCTGCCGAGCGGCGTCAATGGCGATACGGGAGACATCATGGGCGCTGCGGTTCAGGCTTCGGCCACCGTGACGTTCTTCCGTCGCAAGCCTGGGCATCTGCTGCTGCCCGGGCGGGTCCGGTGCGGCGAAATTCATGTCGCAGATATTGGAATCCCGGACGGCGTGCTCGATGAAATTGCGCCGCGGATTTTCGAGAACATCCCAGACCTTTGGGCCGACCTTTTCCCCGTTCCGCAGATCGATGGTCATAAATATGCGCGGGGGCATGCGGTGGTGATGTCCGGCAATTTGGCCTTTACCGGTGCGGCGCGCCTTTCCGCGCGCGGGGCCTTACGGGCCGGAGCGGGGCTTGTCACGCTGGTGTCGCCTCGTGACGCACTCGCGGTCAACGCGGCGGCTTTGACGGCGGTGATGGTCCGCGCCATCGATACGCCCGAGCAATTCAAAGACTTCCTTGCGGACAAGCGCCTCAATGCCTGCGTGATCGGGCCGGCCGCCGGGGTTGGTGGGCGCACGCGCGAGTTCGTGCAAGCGGCCGTTGCAGCGGGCCGGGCTGCGGTGCTCGATGCGGATGCGCTGACGAGTTTTGCCGATGATCCCGAGGCTCTTTTTGAGATGATCCAGCAGAACGACGATCCGCAGATTGTCCTCACGCCGCACGAGGGGGAGTTTGCGAGACTATTCAAGGCATTGCCGGAAGGATGTTCGACGAAGCTTGAGCGTGCGCGCTTTGCCGCCCAGCAATCGGGCAGCATCGTTCTGCTGAAGGGCGCGGACACCGTGGTGGCGTCACCCGATGGCCGTGCGGCCATCACGGCCAACGCACCACCATGGCTCGCCACCGCCGGCGCCGGCGATGTTCTTGCTGGAATGATTGCAGGCATGCTGGCGCAAGGCGTACCGGCGTTTGAAGCGGCCTGCATTGCTGCGTGGATGCATGGGGAGGCCGCGCAGGAGTTTGGCCCCGGATTGATCGCGGAAGACCTTCCCGATGCACTGCCTGCGGTGCTCCGCAATCTCTACGATGAACTGGATATCGCTTATTGA
- a CDS encoding FtsP/CotA-like multicopper oxidase with cupredoxin domain (product_source=COG2132; cath_funfam=2.60.40.420; cog=COG2132; pfam=PF00394,PF07731,PF07732; superfamily=49503) yields MTNQLFLVPRRAFLAGLGGFAVTSGLRYPAAAQGRPALSLRLRPGTAKLVPNLPDSPIWAFDTGTPEAPLRFRRNDELQVTFTNNLPVPAALNWAGIDGAQATAPLIVQGQVPASGRADLAIPLRHAGTFLLESRLLGDAKEHPSLARALIVEESEKIAVDRDEVLLIEDWRVKSDGRAIAPGTSTQDTTVTYTVNGRPNLDLSVRANERLRLRFINGCQRAPIGLKVEKQEVRVMAIDGQPAEPFSARDGQVVLPPSSRVDVFIDVTGAPGTTSSIMLHDGTAAKPIARLTISKDAPLRPVPLPAAAPLPSNGLPARLDLQGALRTDLSLDPKASDPKASWVAPANLVAASAPACRAKRGRTVVMAITNPTPAPVTFRLQGHHFRLLDRLDDGWKPFWLDTLLVTPGQTQRIAFAAEHGGKWLMEAIPIDWAAPRLIRWYLVE; encoded by the coding sequence ATGACAAATCAGCTGTTTTTGGTTCCGAGACGGGCTTTCCTGGCTGGACTAGGCGGCTTTGCCGTCACGTCGGGCCTGCGGTATCCCGCCGCTGCGCAGGGCCGCCCTGCCCTTTCGCTACGGCTTCGCCCCGGAACGGCGAAGCTCGTGCCGAATCTGCCGGATAGCCCGATCTGGGCATTCGATACAGGAACGCCGGAAGCGCCCCTGCGGTTCAGACGAAACGACGAACTTCAGGTGACGTTCACGAACAACCTCCCCGTCCCCGCCGCTCTCAATTGGGCCGGGATCGACGGCGCGCAGGCGACCGCCCCGCTCATTGTCCAAGGACAAGTCCCGGCCAGCGGGCGTGCCGATCTGGCCATCCCACTGCGTCATGCCGGCACATTCCTGCTAGAATCCCGCCTGCTCGGGGACGCCAAAGAGCACCCCTCACTGGCCCGCGCCCTCATTGTTGAGGAGTCCGAGAAGATCGCGGTCGATCGCGACGAGGTGCTGCTGATCGAAGATTGGCGGGTGAAAAGCGATGGACGCGCCATCGCGCCCGGCACGTCCACTCAGGACACCACCGTGACCTATACCGTCAACGGTCGTCCCAACCTCGACCTCAGCGTCAGGGCCAACGAACGCCTCCGCCTGCGGTTTATCAACGGCTGCCAGCGCGCTCCGATAGGCCTCAAGGTCGAGAAGCAGGAGGTACGCGTGATGGCTATCGACGGTCAGCCGGCTGAACCGTTTTCCGCTCGGGACGGCCAGGTGGTGTTGCCGCCAAGTTCGCGGGTCGATGTCTTTATCGACGTGACGGGCGCGCCGGGTACAACTTCATCGATCATGCTTCACGACGGAACCGCTGCGAAACCGATTGCGCGGCTCACCATCTCGAAGGACGCGCCGCTCCGTCCGGTACCGCTACCGGCCGCGGCACCTCTGCCGTCCAATGGCTTGCCCGCGCGTCTCGACCTTCAAGGAGCCCTGCGGACCGATCTCTCGCTCGATCCCAAGGCCTCCGATCCCAAGGCGTCCTGGGTCGCGCCCGCGAATCTTGTGGCGGCCTCAGCGCCTGCCTGCCGCGCCAAGCGTGGACGCACCGTGGTGATGGCGATCACCAATCCGACGCCCGCACCAGTGACATTCCGTCTGCAAGGCCATCACTTCCGCCTGCTCGACCGCCTCGACGATGGCTGGAAGCCATTCTGGCTCGACACACTGCTCGTGACGCCGGGTCAAACTCAGCGCATCGCCTTCGCTGCCGAACACGGCGGGAAGTGGTTGATGGAAGCGATCCCGATCGACTGGGCCGCGCCACGGCTCATCCGCTGGTACTTAGTCGAATAA